The following proteins come from a genomic window of Nostoc sp. ATCC 53789:
- a CDS encoding phosphotransferase codes for MTSFLLSSQNAFDYLIIQELCTQDEKSLSKIELKPAKNFNLLISLPDERKLLIKQEPYKREGRTAGEFFKEWRVHNFLQTFPELNDIRSYFSEAVHFDPENSIFVFNYLTNYRDLMDFYVEKNLNLFPVEIARVVGTTLASVHRLSIDRQDYQEFFQIFSQGTPNLNLGIDRVTPAVFGKLPTDGLKFLSLYQRYDSLGQAIAELSNAFTPCCLTHNDLKLNNILLSLSWEEAAFDESSSDDSLIRLIDWERGAWGDPASDLGTLIASYLQLWLHSMITSKTMAIQESLRLATTPLHLLQPSIRELVIAYLSVFPEIIEHRPDFLQRVMQFCGFALIKSIQAKLQHEKTFGNKGICILQVAKSLLCRPEASIPTIFGVDASYLSPINLSPASK; via the coding sequence ATGACATCATTCTTATTGAGTTCTCAAAATGCTTTTGATTACCTGATTATTCAAGAATTATGTACTCAAGATGAAAAGTCTTTAAGCAAAATAGAGCTAAAACCTGCTAAAAACTTTAACTTATTAATCAGCTTACCAGATGAGCGGAAACTCCTAATTAAGCAAGAGCCTTACAAACGAGAGGGAAGGACTGCTGGCGAATTTTTCAAAGAATGGCGAGTTCACAATTTTTTGCAAACTTTTCCAGAACTAAATGACATTCGCTCATATTTTTCGGAGGCAGTACATTTTGATCCTGAAAATTCAATCTTTGTTTTCAATTATCTAACTAACTATCGGGATTTGATGGATTTTTATGTGGAAAAGAATTTGAATTTATTTCCCGTAGAGATTGCCAGGGTAGTTGGAACTACTTTAGCATCAGTCCATCGCCTATCTATTGACCGTCAAGACTATCAGGAGTTTTTCCAAATATTCAGCCAAGGAACTCCTAACCTGAATCTTGGCATAGATAGAGTTACCCCGGCAGTTTTTGGCAAGTTGCCCACCGATGGACTAAAATTTTTGTCTCTTTATCAACGTTATGATAGCTTAGGACAGGCGATCGCAGAGTTGAGTAATGCCTTCACTCCCTGTTGTTTAACCCATAACGATCTGAAACTAAACAATATTCTCCTATCTCTGAGTTGGGAAGAAGCTGCTTTTGATGAATCGTCCTCAGATGATAGTCTTATTCGATTAATTGATTGGGAACGTGGCGCTTGGGGAGATCCAGCTAGTGATTTAGGAACACTGATAGCCAGCTACCTGCAACTTTGGCTACACAGCATGATTACTAGTAAAACAATGGCGATTCAAGAGTCTTTACGTCTAGCAACAACTCCTCTACATTTGCTACAACCTTCCATTAGAGAGTTGGTAATTGCTTATCTCTCTGTTTTCCCCGAAATTATAGAACATCGTCCTGATTTTTTACAGAGAGTTATGCAGTTTTGCGGTTTCGCTTTGATTAAATCTATTCAAGCCAAACTCCAGCACGAAAAAACTTTTGGTAATAAAGGTATTTGCATACTCCAGGTTGCTAAGAGTTTATTATGCCGTCCAGAAGCATCGATACCAACAATTTTTGGTGTAGATGCATCATACCTCTCTCCCATTAACTTATCTCCCGCTTCAAAATAA
- a CDS encoding pitrilysin family protein, which translates to MALKIKNGKGLIYALVAVFACLLLTCNFSLAATTEAKHYSELQLPALPEIKIPKYERFVLQNGLVVYLMEDHELPLVNGTAFVRTGNRLEPMEKVGLAGFTGAVMRTGGTKQHSADELNEILEQRAASVEASIGEGSGSASFDALSEDLETVFGLFAEVLRSPAFAQEKLDLAKTQAKGGIARRNDNPDGIANREFKKLIYGKDSPYSRTIEYATVDQVEREDLLKFYQQYFHPNNIILGIVGDFDSKKMRSLIQAKFGDWNRNPGIAKPKLPSVSPANTGGVFFVNQPQLTQSSVLLGHLGGRFDSPDYAALDVLNGVLNGFGGRLFNELRSRQGLAYSVYGQWSPRYDYPGMFVAGGQTRSDATVQFVKALQAEIKRIQTQRVTAKELAFAKESTLNSFVFNFQDPSQTLSRLMRYEYYGYPADFLFRYQKAVAATTAADVQRVAREYLKPEKLVTLVVGNQTAIQPPLTQLAATVTPIDVTIPGSQPQAKN; encoded by the coding sequence ATGGCGTTGAAAATCAAAAATGGGAAGGGGTTAATTTATGCTTTGGTTGCTGTTTTTGCGTGTTTACTTTTAACTTGTAATTTCTCTCTGGCGGCGACGACTGAGGCAAAGCATTATAGTGAGTTGCAGTTGCCAGCGCTACCTGAGATTAAGATACCGAAATATGAACGGTTTGTGCTTCAAAATGGCTTGGTTGTCTATTTGATGGAGGATCACGAATTGCCGTTGGTGAATGGGACGGCATTTGTGCGGACAGGAAATCGCTTGGAACCAATGGAGAAAGTTGGGTTAGCTGGTTTTACAGGTGCGGTGATGCGAACTGGAGGAACTAAGCAACATTCGGCTGATGAACTCAATGAGATATTAGAACAACGAGCGGCATCTGTAGAAGCTAGTATTGGCGAAGGTTCTGGTAGTGCTAGCTTTGATGCGCTGAGTGAAGATTTAGAAACGGTGTTTGGGCTATTTGCCGAGGTGTTGCGATCGCCTGCATTTGCTCAAGAGAAGCTAGACTTGGCTAAGACGCAAGCGAAGGGTGGTATTGCTCGTCGCAATGACAATCCAGATGGGATTGCCAATCGAGAATTTAAGAAATTGATCTATGGCAAAGATAGTCCATACTCTCGCACCATAGAGTATGCAACGGTGGATCAAGTTGAGCGTGAAGATTTGCTCAAGTTTTATCAGCAATATTTCCACCCTAATAATATAATTTTGGGGATTGTGGGGGATTTTGACTCTAAGAAAATGCGATCGCTCATTCAAGCTAAGTTTGGCGACTGGAATCGCAACCCAGGTATTGCCAAACCCAAATTACCATCAGTTTCACCAGCTAATACAGGTGGAGTCTTTTTTGTCAATCAGCCACAATTAACCCAAAGTAGTGTGCTTCTCGGCCATTTAGGCGGACGGTTTGACAGCCCGGATTATGCGGCGCTGGATGTCTTGAATGGAGTGTTAAATGGATTTGGTGGACGCTTATTTAATGAATTGCGATCGCGCCAAGGTTTAGCTTACTCTGTTTATGGCCAGTGGAGTCCCCGCTACGACTATCCTGGCATGTTTGTCGCTGGTGGACAAACGCGATCGGATGCTACCGTGCAGTTTGTCAAAGCCTTACAAGCTGAAATCAAACGCATTCAAACCCAAAGAGTGACAGCAAAAGAACTAGCTTTTGCCAAAGAATCTACACTCAACTCCTTTGTATTCAACTTTCAAGACCCCAGCCAAACCTTGTCACGGTTGATGCGATACGAATATTACGGCTATCCGGCTGATTTTCTCTTTCGCTATCAAAAAGCCGTCGCCGCCACTACAGCTGCTGACGTGCAACGGGTAGCACGAGAATACCTCAAGCCAGAAAAGCTTGTGACTCTAGTGGTGGGGAATCAAACCGCCATTCAACCGCCATTGACGCAGCTAGCAGCAACGGTGACACCAATAGATGTAACCATTCCTGGTTCGCAACCACAGGCGAAGAATTAA
- a CDS encoding T3SS effector HopA1 family protein → MQLLDSLGNQLSEIPELLQTSLEDIAHNVEIQSHHCIRHPDFGSVEVPESLVSHFQQLSLDFQNKFLSYQLRSLLYALYYNGSSKSLLSSNAEATNLALNQNLENNTLFGVDIAFYDRLDENNRGVGYWSHDWLVIKEDIDGTLVVYKNDLKLHIEPDSLQQAANIGDSVSIKMPKNLVQNGFYMAVANAAMARNYQTLVRVYFNLTPEGSVAVMNDLTTQLNAISIAFSFKALYNPSDYGRYDSAVLYFDKKDYELVRPVLERVYKENQVHFQQQVPLFTKLIAPGLAIAEEPDRKFGDQESFGTHRCQIVANGLLEAWHLGNDTPEDKIAAILRHFSLWEIELQRPYLNANSDDIYTSLNL, encoded by the coding sequence ATGCAACTATTAGATTCGCTGGGAAATCAGCTGTCAGAGATTCCAGAGTTATTGCAGACATCACTAGAAGATATCGCCCATAATGTTGAAATCCAATCTCACCACTGTATTAGACATCCAGATTTTGGTTCAGTGGAAGTACCAGAATCATTAGTCTCTCACTTTCAGCAATTATCTTTAGATTTTCAAAATAAGTTTTTGAGTTATCAACTACGTAGTTTACTTTACGCCCTCTACTACAACGGCTCATCGAAAAGTCTTTTGTCATCCAATGCAGAAGCAACGAATTTGGCTTTGAATCAAAATCTCGAAAACAATACATTATTTGGCGTAGATATAGCTTTTTACGATCGCTTGGATGAAAATAACAGAGGTGTAGGCTACTGGAGTCATGATTGGCTGGTTATAAAAGAAGACATCGATGGTACTTTGGTAGTGTATAAGAACGATTTAAAGCTGCACATTGAACCCGATAGCTTACAACAAGCGGCTAATATCGGTGACTCGGTATCAATCAAAATGCCTAAGAATCTGGTACAAAACGGATTTTATATGGCAGTTGCTAATGCAGCTATGGCTCGAAATTATCAAACTTTGGTACGTGTCTACTTCAATCTGACTCCTGAAGGCTCAGTTGCAGTCATGAACGATTTGACTACCCAACTCAATGCTATATCCATTGCCTTCTCATTTAAAGCATTGTATAACCCTTCTGATTATGGGCGTTACGACTCAGCAGTGCTTTATTTCGACAAAAAGGACTATGAACTTGTTCGTCCAGTCTTAGAGAGGGTATATAAAGAAAATCAAGTGCATTTTCAGCAGCAAGTACCTTTATTTACCAAGCTTATAGCACCAGGGTTAGCGATCGCTGAAGAACCAGACCGTAAATTTGGCGACCAAGAAAGTTTTGGTACACATCGATGCCAAATTGTTGCTAATGGTTTGCTTGAGGCTTGGCATCTAGGGAATGATACGCCAGAAGATAAGATAGCAGCAATTCTACGGCATTTCTCATTATGGGAAATTGAATTGCAACGTCCTTACCTCAATGCCAATTCAGATGATATCTACACTTCCTTAAATCTCTGA
- a CDS encoding pitrilysin family protein — translation MALSVFWWGLLPEIALAQTQIAPPQETKTQTPPVQSSIQPYLDRVIKQLTEFRLDNGLKFLVLERHQAPVVSFLTYANVGGVDEPDGKTGVAHFLEHLAFKGTTRIGTQDYKAEKPLLDRLQQLDTQIKKAKADGKKDEVARLETEFKQVESQAGKLVKQNELGQIVEQAGGVGLNANTSTEATRYFYSFPANKLELWMSLESERFLDPVIRREFYKEKDVILEERRMRIENSPIGQMVEKFIDTAYKVHPYKRPVIGYDQDIRNLTPDDVQNFFDTHYVPSNLAIAIVGDVNPAEVKKLAQTYFGRYKAKTKAVEQIPVEPPQKQTREVSLQLPSQPWYLEGYHRPAVTHPDNATYEIIGSLLSDGRTSRLYKSLVEKQRLALNAQGYSGFPGDKYPNLIFFYALTAPGHTVDEVAVALRQEIDKLKTEPVAAVDLERVKTQARAGLLRTLDSNMGMAQQLLEYEVKTGSWRNLFKQLDDISAVTTADIQRVAKETFTPGNRTIGKLLSKEG, via the coding sequence TTGGCTTTGAGCGTTTTCTGGTGGGGATTGCTACCAGAAATTGCTCTAGCTCAAACTCAAATTGCACCTCCTCAAGAAACCAAAACTCAAACTCCACCAGTTCAAAGTTCGATCCAACCTTATCTGGATCGAGTCATTAAACAGTTAACGGAGTTTCGCCTCGACAATGGTCTAAAATTCCTTGTCTTAGAACGGCATCAAGCACCTGTGGTTTCCTTCCTGACTTATGCAAATGTTGGTGGTGTGGATGAGCCAGATGGTAAAACCGGTGTGGCTCACTTTCTAGAACATTTGGCGTTTAAAGGTACAACGCGCATTGGTACACAAGACTACAAAGCAGAAAAACCTCTACTAGATAGATTGCAGCAGTTAGATACTCAAATTAAAAAAGCGAAAGCCGATGGCAAAAAAGATGAGGTTGCGCGGTTAGAAACTGAGTTTAAGCAAGTAGAATCACAAGCAGGTAAGCTTGTCAAGCAAAACGAATTGGGGCAAATTGTGGAACAAGCGGGAGGTGTTGGTTTAAATGCTAATACTTCAACCGAAGCTACCCGTTATTTTTACAGTTTTCCTGCCAATAAGCTGGAACTGTGGATGTCGTTGGAGTCGGAACGATTTCTCGATCCGGTAATTCGTCGTGAGTTTTATAAAGAGAAAGATGTAATTTTAGAAGAACGACGGATGCGGATAGAGAATTCACCCATTGGACAAATGGTGGAAAAGTTTATCGATACTGCTTACAAAGTCCATCCATACAAGCGTCCGGTGATTGGTTATGACCAAGATATCCGCAATCTGACACCAGATGATGTCCAAAATTTCTTTGATACTCACTATGTACCAAGTAATTTAGCGATCGCTATTGTTGGAGATGTTAACCCGGCTGAGGTGAAAAAACTGGCGCAAACTTATTTTGGTCGCTATAAAGCAAAAACCAAAGCTGTTGAACAAATCCCGGTGGAACCGCCACAAAAACAAACACGGGAAGTTAGTTTACAACTTCCTTCTCAACCCTGGTATTTAGAAGGTTATCATCGTCCGGCAGTTACCCATCCAGATAATGCAACCTATGAAATCATTGGTAGTTTATTAAGTGATGGGCGCACGTCGCGCTTGTATAAGTCTTTGGTAGAAAAACAGCGTTTGGCGCTAAATGCTCAAGGTTACAGTGGATTTCCTGGAGATAAGTATCCAAATCTGATATTTTTCTATGCTCTCACGGCTCCTGGTCATACAGTTGATGAAGTGGCGGTGGCTTTGCGCCAAGAAATTGACAAATTAAAAACTGAGCCTGTCGCGGCGGTTGATTTGGAACGGGTGAAAACTCAAGCACGGGCGGGCTTGTTACGTACCCTCGATTCAAATATGGGGATGGCTCAACAATTGTTGGAATATGAGGTGAAAACTGGCTCTTGGCGGAATTTGTTTAAGCAGTTGGATGATATTTCGGCGGTAACGACGGCTGATATTCAAAGAGTGGCGAAGGAGACGTTTACGCCGGGAAATCGCACGATTGGGAAGTTGTTGTCGAAAGAAGGATAA
- a CDS encoding TetR/AcrR family transcriptional regulator, producing the protein MRVFNSSPPSEAQTRTRILQAAQRLFASQGFDGTTTRDLAQAAGVAEGTLFRHFPNKKAILVEVATSGWVEILTDLLTELSEMGSYKAVAQVMRRRMWNFQKNADLMRVCFMEVQFHPDLRDRIQLEVITKMTDVGEAFFQTAMDKGIYRKTDAKLVAKVFLGMFAIAGFSNNTLIEPDASPQQMQEMAEGLADIFLNGVLVKD; encoded by the coding sequence ATGCGAGTTTTTAATTCTTCCCCACCCTCAGAGGCTCAGACGCGCACCCGAATTTTACAGGCAGCACAACGGTTGTTCGCCTCTCAAGGATTTGACGGCACTACCACCCGTGATTTAGCGCAGGCGGCAGGTGTAGCTGAAGGCACTCTATTTCGTCATTTTCCCAATAAAAAAGCAATTTTAGTAGAAGTAGCCACAAGTGGCTGGGTAGAAATTTTAACAGATTTGCTAACAGAATTAAGTGAAATGGGCAGCTATAAAGCTGTAGCTCAAGTGATGCGTCGCCGGATGTGGAACTTTCAAAAAAATGCCGATTTGATGCGCGTTTGTTTTATGGAGGTGCAGTTTCACCCCGATTTGCGCGATCGCATTCAATTAGAAGTCATTACCAAAATGACCGATGTCGGCGAAGCATTCTTCCAAACAGCAATGGATAAAGGCATTTATCGCAAAACGGACGCAAAGCTAGTTGCTAAAGTTTTCTTGGGAATGTTTGCGATCGCAGGTTTTTCTAACAATACCCTCATCGAACCTGACGCTTCCCCCCAACAAATGCAGGAAATGGCTGAAGGACTCGCTGATATCTTCCTTAATGGTGTCTTGGTTAAAGATTAG